From Vespula vulgaris chromosome 11, iyVesVulg1.1, whole genome shotgun sequence, the proteins below share one genomic window:
- the LOC127067831 gene encoding facilitated trehalose transporter Tret1-like encodes MAKKIVGYSQKKLVSQNGHVIKAKRFLQYIASFSASLGALAAGMSVSWTSNAGINGANIARVYNISITAEEFSWIGSLAALGSAVSCVPIGILADIIGRKYSMLILVIPFTIGWLCIIFAKSVTLFYIGRFLTGFSGGAFCVTGPMYTSEIAESEIRGRLGLYYQLFLTAGSLTVKILNLGVNMFELSVISGFVPIVFGITFFFMPETPVYYLIKGNEDAARKSYIKFRGPHYDIEPELSMQKRIIEETNNHKVSFLILLKTKACKKAILISYGLMGFQQFSGINALTFYIGPIFETAGGSVGPKEAAVVISVIGITMIFISTLIVDRLGRKILLTISIIFMCLSLLALGIHFYLMEKMNTSNLGWLPLLSVCSYIVSFAIGFGPIPWMMISEVFSPETKAIAGSSACLWNWIVAFIVTKTFVNLNNTIHNYGTFWLFSFVCAVGICFVLFFVPETKGKTLEQIQRELSA; translated from the coding sequence atggcaaaaaaaattgttggaTATTCTCAAAAAAAACTTGTTTCTCAAAATGGGCATGTAATTAAAGCAAAAAGGTTTCTTCAATACATTGCAAGTTTCTCAGCATCGCTAGGAGCACTAGCAGCAGGAATGTCGGTATCATGGACTTCAAATGCTGGTATAAATGGTGCCAATATAGCAAgggtatataatatttccattacCGCAGAAGAGTTTTCATGGATTGGATCACTCGCAGCACTTGGTTCTGCAGTATCATGTGTACCAATTGGTATTCTTGCAGATATAATAGGCAGAAAGTATTCTATGCTAATACTTGTAATTCCTTTTACTATTGGCTGgctttgtattatttttgcaaaatctGTCACTTTATTTTACATTGGAAGGTTCTTGACAGGTTTCAGCGGTGGAGCTTTTTGTGTGACAGGTCCTATGTATACTTCAGAAATTGCTGAAAGCGAAATTCGTGGAAGATTAGGTCTATATTATCAGTTATTTCTCACTGCTGGTAGTTTAACTGTAAAGATTCTAAATTTGGGTGTAAATATGTTTGAATTATCCGTTATATCTGGGTTTGTACCGATAGTCTTTGGTATAACATTCTTCTTCATGCCAGAAACTcctgtatattatttaattaaaggaAATGAAGATGCTGCTAGAAAAAGTTACATTAAATTTAGAGGTCCTCATTATGATATAGAACCAGAATTAAGTATgcagaaaagaataatagaagAGACTAATAACCACAAAgtatcgtttttaattttattgaaaactaAAGCTTGTAAGAAAGCCATATTAATATCGTATGGTCTTATGGGATTTCAACAATTTAGTGGAATAAATGctcttacattttatatcgGTCCTATATTTGAAACAGCAGGTGGTTCTGTTGGACCTAAAGAAGCTGCTGTTGTAATAAGTGTAATTGGAATAACTATGATATTTATTAGCACATTAATAGTCGATCGTCTaggtagaaaaatattacttacaatatctattatttttatgtgttTATCTCTCTTAGCACTTGGTATTCACTTCTATCTCATggaaaaaatgaatacaaGTAATTTAGGTTGGTTACCTCTCTTATCTGTCTGTTCTTATATCGTTTCATTTGCAATTGGATTTGGCCCTATTCCATGGATGATGATCTCAGAAGTTTTTAGCCCAGAAACTAAAGCTATTGCTGGTAGTAGTGCTTGCTTATGGAATTGGATAGTAGCATTTATTGTCACTAAAActtttgttaatttaaataatactatacaTAACTATGGTACGTTTTggttattttcatttgtttgtGCTGTAGGTatctgttttgttttattctttgtccCAGAAACGAAAGGCAAAACATTAGAACAAATACAACGCGAATTGAGCGCATAA
- the LOC127067832 gene encoding facilitated trehalose transporter Tret1-like, protein MAEKIGYSKETFVSQNGHVIKAKRFLQYIASFSASLGALAAGMSVSWTSQAGVNGANIARVYNISITAEEFSWIGSLAAFGSAVSCVPIGILADIIGRKYSMLILVIPFTIGWLCIIFANSIALFYVGRFLTGFSGGAFCVTGPMYTSEIAESEIRGRLGLFYQLFLTVGILTVSILNLGVNVFELSVISGFVPIVFGVTFFFMPETPVYYLIKGNEDAARKSYIKFRGPHYDIEPELSMQKRIIEETSKHKVSFLTLLKTNACKKAILISYGLMGFQQFSGVNAVAFYIGPIFETAGGSVGPKEAAVVIGVIGITMVFISTLIVDRLGRKILLTISIIFMCLSLLALGIYFYLMEKMNTSSLGWLPLLSVCSYIVSFAIGFGPIPWMMISEVFSPETRAIAGSSACLLNWVVAFIVTKTFVNLNNTIHNYGTFWLFSFVCAVGICFVLFFVPETKGKTLEQIQRELSA, encoded by the coding sequence atggcAGAAAAAATTGGATATTCTAAAGAAACCTTTGTTTCTCAAAATGGGCACGTAATTAAAGCAAAAAGGTTTCTTCAATACATTGCAAGTTTCTCAGCATCACTGGGAGCACTAGCAGCAGGAATGTCGGTATCATGGACTTCTCAAGCTGGTGTAAATGGTGCCAATATAGCAAgggtatataatatttccattacCGCAGAAGAGTTTTCATGGATTGGATCACTCGCAGCATTTGGTTCTGCAGTATCATGTGTACCAATTGGTATTCTTGCAGATATAATAGGCAGAAAGTATTCTATGTTAATACTTGTAATTCCTTTTACTATTGGCTGgctttgtattatttttgcaaattCTATCGCTTTATTTTACGTTGGAAGGTTCTTGACAGGTTTCAGCGGTGGAGCTTTTTGTGTGACAGGTCCTATGTATACTTCAGAAATTGCTGAAAGTGAAATTCGTGGAAGATTAGGTCTATTTTATCAGTTATTTCTCACTGTTGGTATTTTAACGGTAAGCATTCTAAATTTGGGTGTAAATGTGTTTGAATTATCCGTTATATCTGGGTTTGTACCAATAGTCTTTGGTGTAACATTCTTCTTCATGCCAGAAACTcctgtatattatttaattaaaggaAATGAAGATGCTGCTAgaaaaagttatattaaatttagagGTCCTCACTATGATATAGAACCAGAATTAAGTATgcagaaaagaataatagaagAGACTAGTAAACACAAAGTATCGTTTTTAACTTTATTGAAAACTAATGCTTGTAAGAAAGCCATATTAATATCGTATGGTCTTATGGGATTTCAACAATTTAGTGGAGTAAATGCTGTTGCATTTTATATCGGTCCTATATTTGAAACAGCAGGTGGTTCTGTTGGACCTAAAGAAGCTGCTGTTGTAATAGGTGTAATTGGAATAACTATGGTATTTATTAGCACATTAATAGTCGATCGCCTaggtagaaaaatattacttacaatatctattatttttatgtgttTATCTCTCTTAGCACTTGGTATTTACTTCTATCTCATggaaaaaatgaatacaaGTAGTCTAGGTTGGTTACCTCTCTTATCTGTCTGTTCTTATATCGTTTCATTTGCAATTGGATTTGGTCCTATTCCATGGATGATGATCTCAGAAGTTTTTAGTCCAGAAACTAGAGCTATTGCTGGTAGTAGTGCTTGCTTATTGAATTGGGTGGTAGCATTTATTGTCACTAAAActtttgttaatttaaataatactatacaTAACTATGGTACGTTTTggttattttcatttgtttgtGCTGTAGGTatctgttttgttttattctttgtccCAGAAACGAAAGGCAAAACATTAGAACAAATACAACGCGAATTGAGCGCATAA